In the genome of Rhodoplanes sp. Z2-YC6860, one region contains:
- a CDS encoding MBL fold metallo-hydrolase has protein sequence MHRLMTSSVALVFGVLLATGLSTTSAAAQSAQDLVKQAVAAQGGADALKALKTISIKGEAKFWEPGQAFKPGGEPRFLGDATYTATGDFANHTVRIDWDRDQKYPDPAIKMKYSEVMTQKMGYVTDEKGSQAMSGIRLAAQTREMVRGSPTLMLYAMEHPDAVSAMPAQKLGNQSLPAIGLKVGQYNFTVLFDKKTRLPAAVRTRDDDNIAGDSNYDLVFSDWRPVGGVQMPQTKSGRLNGVEVAHFTEKDVSVNAPMLANATTTPDSVKNAKGPAADAPYQWVIRRLYLTRFLDSDDVIHPAGGGLKLVELAPNVQHVQGGTANNLIVAMKDHLVIFDAPYGEKQSRWVIDAAKAKYPGKPIRYLVLTHHHMDHTGGMRAYVAEGATIVVPAGSKDVFAKAARAQHTVAPDAQQKAGNKAAKIVEVKDTMALKDDTAEIKLMNIPNPHVDGMIIGHVVGPNIVYVTDLVSPRGTIGRSPATVAVGDALRKAGISGATIAGGHGTTTKQADITQALAAN, from the coding sequence ATGCATCGATTGATGACGTCGAGCGTGGCGCTCGTGTTTGGCGTGCTGCTCGCAACTGGACTTAGCACCACTTCGGCCGCCGCGCAGTCCGCACAGGATCTGGTGAAACAGGCGGTCGCAGCCCAAGGCGGCGCCGATGCGCTCAAGGCGCTCAAGACCATCTCGATCAAGGGCGAGGCCAAATTCTGGGAGCCCGGCCAGGCCTTCAAGCCCGGCGGCGAGCCGCGCTTTCTCGGCGACGCCACCTACACGGCGACCGGCGACTTCGCCAATCACACGGTCAGGATCGATTGGGACCGCGACCAGAAATATCCCGATCCCGCGATCAAGATGAAATACAGCGAGGTCATGACCCAGAAGATGGGCTACGTGACCGACGAGAAGGGCAGCCAGGCGATGTCGGGCATCCGGCTTGCCGCGCAGACGCGCGAGATGGTGCGCGGCTCGCCGACGCTGATGCTCTACGCGATGGAGCATCCCGACGCCGTGAGCGCGATGCCGGCACAGAAGCTCGGCAACCAGTCGTTGCCGGCGATCGGGTTGAAGGTCGGGCAGTACAATTTCACGGTGCTGTTCGACAAGAAGACCAGGCTTCCGGCCGCGGTGCGCACCCGCGACGACGACAACATCGCGGGCGATTCCAACTACGATCTGGTGTTCAGCGACTGGCGGCCGGTGGGCGGCGTGCAGATGCCGCAGACCAAGTCGGGCCGGCTGAACGGAGTCGAGGTGGCGCACTTCACCGAGAAAGACGTGTCGGTGAACGCACCGATGCTGGCCAATGCCACGACGACGCCCGACTCCGTGAAGAACGCCAAGGGGCCTGCGGCCGACGCACCCTATCAATGGGTCATCCGGCGTCTCTACCTGACACGCTTCCTCGACAGCGACGACGTGATCCATCCGGCGGGCGGCGGGCTGAAGCTCGTCGAACTCGCGCCGAACGTGCAGCACGTGCAGGGCGGCACGGCCAACAATCTGATCGTCGCGATGAAGGATCATCTCGTCATCTTCGACGCGCCTTACGGCGAGAAGCAGTCGCGCTGGGTGATCGACGCCGCCAAGGCCAAGTATCCCGGCAAGCCGATCCGCTATCTGGTGCTGACGCATCATCACATGGATCACACCGGCGGCATGCGGGCCTATGTGGCCGAAGGCGCGACCATCGTGGTGCCGGCGGGCTCGAAAGACGTGTTCGCGAAAGCCGCGCGGGCACAACACACCGTCGCGCCCGACGCGCAGCAGAAGGCGGGCAACAAGGCCGCCAAGATCGTCGAGGTGAAAGACACCATGGCGCTGAAGGACGACACGGCCGAGATCAAGCTGATGAACATTCCGAACCCGCACGTGGACGGCATGATCATCGGCCATGTGGTCGGGCCGAACATCGTCTATGTCACCGACCTCGTCTCGCCGCGCGGCACCATCGGCCGTTCGCCGGCGACCGTTGCGGTGGGTGACGCGCTGCGTAAGGCCGGCATCTCCGGCGCCACCATTGCCGGTGGTCACGGCACCACGACGAAGCAGGCGGACATCACTCAGGCGCTCGCGGCGAACTGA
- a CDS encoding FAD-dependent oxidoreductase has product MAAETFDVVVAGFGFGGAIAALNAAQRGAKTLLVEKATQPGGLSICSYGAVRSASDPDKALAYLKATNAGRTPDSVVKALADGMCELEQYVRELATVNGASITTSREQAPVPDRPNAPYIHEQKPQRRSSGNYPLPGTETFYHTTVADVPGFDVRSAYPWANGAPDGPKLFKILHDNLLKAGVEIRLATAALRLIAEPETRTVRGVRVRNNGAERDIFARRGVVLATGGFEGDIGMREQFMEGKPILNAAGGSNTGDGIRMAQHLGAALWHMWHMHGSYGFRHSDPSYPYSIRLKRFPDWFPGDEGRVKLQMPWILLDRNGQRFMSEQQPYTQDTCVRPMQYFDPLTQGFPRNPAYMVCDDKGRRLYPLGKPTSNDEGLRYVWSDDNMKEVESGILKQAGTLAQLAKMLGLDAAAVERSVARWNAMCDAGADEDFKRPPGSMMRIDSPPFYGAPVWATVSNTQGGPVHDEKQRIIDAFGDPIPRLYAAGELGSSFGHLYLSGGNIAECFVTGRIAGRNAAEAEPLAGI; this is encoded by the coding sequence ATGGCTGCGGAAACATTCGATGTCGTGGTTGCGGGCTTCGGCTTTGGCGGGGCTATCGCTGCGCTTAACGCTGCCCAGCGGGGCGCCAAAACCCTGCTGGTCGAGAAAGCAACACAGCCGGGAGGGCTGTCGATCTGCTCCTATGGCGCGGTGCGCAGCGCCAGCGATCCCGACAAGGCGCTCGCCTACCTGAAAGCCACCAATGCCGGTCGCACGCCCGACAGCGTGGTCAAGGCGCTGGCCGATGGCATGTGCGAATTGGAGCAATATGTGCGTGAGCTTGCCACGGTGAACGGCGCGTCGATCACGACGTCACGGGAGCAGGCGCCGGTACCGGACCGGCCCAACGCTCCTTACATCCATGAGCAGAAGCCCCAGCGTCGCAGCTCGGGAAACTACCCGCTGCCAGGCACGGAGACCTTCTACCACACCACCGTCGCGGACGTGCCGGGCTTTGACGTGCGCAGCGCCTATCCTTGGGCCAACGGCGCGCCGGACGGGCCCAAGTTATTCAAGATACTTCATGACAATCTGCTCAAGGCGGGCGTGGAAATCCGGCTGGCGACCGCGGCGTTGCGCCTGATTGCGGAACCGGAGACGCGCACCGTACGGGGCGTGCGGGTGCGCAATAACGGTGCTGAGCGCGATATCTTCGCGCGGCGTGGCGTCGTGTTGGCAACGGGCGGGTTCGAGGGCGACATCGGCATGCGCGAGCAATTCATGGAAGGCAAGCCGATCCTCAATGCCGCCGGTGGATCAAACACAGGCGATGGTATCCGCATGGCCCAGCATCTTGGGGCGGCGCTTTGGCACATGTGGCACATGCACGGCTCGTACGGATTCCGACACAGCGATCCCAGCTATCCCTATTCCATCAGGCTCAAGCGTTTCCCCGACTGGTTTCCAGGTGATGAAGGGCGCGTGAAGCTGCAGATGCCGTGGATTCTGCTGGACCGGAACGGACAGCGTTTCATGTCCGAGCAGCAGCCCTATACGCAGGACACATGCGTGCGGCCGATGCAGTATTTCGATCCACTCACTCAGGGCTTCCCGCGCAATCCAGCGTACATGGTGTGCGACGACAAGGGGCGGCGTCTCTATCCCCTTGGCAAGCCGACGTCCAACGACGAGGGCCTGCGCTATGTATGGAGCGACGACAACATGAAGGAGGTCGAGTCGGGCATCTTGAAGCAGGCCGGCACACTGGCTCAACTGGCGAAGATGCTCGGCCTCGATGCGGCAGCCGTCGAGCGCAGCGTCGCGCGTTGGAATGCCATGTGTGATGCTGGCGCGGACGAGGACTTCAAGCGTCCGCCCGGTTCGATGATGCGCATTGATTCGCCGCCGTTCTACGGCGCGCCGGTCTGGGCGACGGTCTCGAACACGCAAGGTGGCCCGGTGCACGACGAGAAGCAGCGGATCATCGATGCGTTCGGCGATCCCATCCCGCGGCTCTACGCTGCCGGCGAACTTGGAAGTTCATTTGGGCACCTCTATCTGTCCGGAGGCAATATCGCCGAGTGCTTCGTGACCGGCCGGATTGCCGGTCGCAACGCTGCTGAAGCGGAACCGCTGGCCGGCATTTGA
- a CDS encoding NmrA/HSCARG family protein: MTILVTGATGNVGRQVVEELLKRGADVRALVRDPTKAKFSAGVAVAKGDLLDVDSLRSAFAGVSTLFLLNAVVPDEFTQALIALNLAREAGVKRVVYLSVIHSDIYVNVPHFAGKFGVERMIEQMGFEATILRPAYFMNNDLMIKDVVLGHGVYPMPIGGKGLAMIDARDIGEIAAIELVRREWADAPLPLTRINLVGPDTLTGADVAAIWSEVLGRPVAYGGDDTAGFEQNLRKFMPAWMAFDMRLMGERFLSDGMVPDAGDVARLNALLGRPLRSYRDFASEIKVSA; this comes from the coding sequence ATGACAATTCTCGTAACCGGCGCGACCGGCAATGTCGGCCGCCAAGTCGTCGAAGAACTCCTCAAGCGGGGCGCCGATGTGCGCGCTCTCGTCCGCGATCCCACGAAGGCCAAGTTTTCGGCGGGCGTCGCCGTCGCGAAAGGCGACCTGCTCGACGTCGACTCGCTGCGGAGCGCTTTCGCAGGCGTCTCCACCCTGTTTCTGCTCAACGCAGTCGTGCCCGACGAATTTACCCAGGCACTGATCGCACTCAATCTTGCCCGCGAGGCCGGCGTCAAGCGGGTCGTCTATCTGTCGGTGATTCACAGCGACATTTACGTGAACGTGCCGCACTTCGCGGGCAAGTTCGGCGTCGAGCGGATGATTGAGCAGATGGGTTTCGAAGCCACCATCCTGCGCCCCGCCTACTTCATGAACAACGATCTCATGATCAAGGACGTCGTGCTCGGACATGGCGTCTATCCGATGCCGATCGGCGGCAAGGGGCTCGCCATGATCGACGCACGCGACATCGGCGAGATCGCGGCCATCGAGCTCGTCCGCCGCGAGTGGGCCGATGCGCCGCTCCCGCTGACCAGGATCAATCTCGTCGGTCCCGATACACTGACAGGCGCGGACGTCGCCGCAATCTGGTCCGAGGTGCTGGGCCGCCCTGTCGCATACGGCGGCGATGACACGGCGGGATTCGAACAGAATCTGAGAAAGTTCATGCCCGCGTGGATGGCCTTCGACATGCGGCTGATGGGCGAGCGTTTCCTCAGCGACGGAATGGTCCCCGACGCCGGCGACGTCGCGCGCCTGAATGCGCTGCTGGGACGTCCCCTGCGCTCCTATCGCGACTTCGCCTCCGAGATCAAAGTCTCCGCCTGA
- a CDS encoding LysR family transcriptional regulator, translating into MHRRYEHINIPTEVIRTLVVISETGSFTKAGEKLGLTQSAISAQVKRLQVLSGSALFEKIGGGHQLTARGKIILGHARKLLEANDQILAISGGAHDSQVIRLGISPLFIDEFLSLWKPDPNGPHVSIQCDMPSDLAKTLLDGYLDVALLFNPPSEVGDLLGAWQEEFVWVRSPEFVLSPGLPLPVISWPGTQTDTPFINALEHAGIGYSVVFSSSDLHARLTAAAHGLGLMALPQRKIDGRLVVATEYYLPRIKPMQVGIAIRRGLEHKVVESIAAKLRMLAPTQPLKLTTQRGHRSSRDIKRK; encoded by the coding sequence GTGCACAGGCGCTACGAACACATCAATATTCCGACAGAAGTCATTCGGACGCTTGTTGTGATCTCAGAGACTGGGAGCTTCACAAAAGCGGGTGAGAAGCTTGGGCTTACACAGTCTGCCATCAGCGCTCAGGTAAAACGGCTGCAGGTGTTGTCAGGATCAGCGTTGTTCGAGAAAATCGGCGGTGGCCACCAACTCACTGCGAGAGGAAAAATCATTCTTGGCCATGCGCGGAAACTTCTTGAGGCCAACGATCAAATACTCGCCATCAGTGGCGGCGCGCATGACAGTCAAGTCATCCGGCTTGGCATTTCGCCGCTGTTTATTGATGAGTTCTTATCGCTATGGAAGCCCGATCCGAACGGTCCTCACGTAAGTATCCAATGCGATATGCCTAGCGACTTGGCGAAGACGCTGCTTGATGGCTATCTCGATGTTGCCCTGCTGTTCAACCCTCCATCCGAAGTCGGCGATCTGCTTGGCGCTTGGCAGGAAGAATTCGTTTGGGTGAGAAGTCCTGAATTTGTACTCAGTCCTGGATTGCCACTTCCAGTCATAAGCTGGCCGGGAACACAAACGGACACTCCGTTTATCAATGCGCTGGAACACGCGGGAATAGGCTACAGCGTCGTATTTTCGAGCAGCGATCTTCACGCGCGTCTAACTGCGGCAGCGCATGGACTTGGTCTAATGGCGCTTCCGCAGCGCAAGATCGACGGACGCTTGGTGGTAGCGACCGAGTATTACCTTCCGCGTATCAAGCCAATGCAGGTTGGAATCGCGATTCGTCGCGGGCTGGAACATAAAGTGGTGGAATCGATTGCAGCCAAACTTCGAATGCTTGCACCCACACAACCCCTGAAGCTGACAACCCAGCGCGGACATAGGAGTTCAAGAGACATTAAGCGGAAGTGA
- a CDS encoding LysR family transcriptional regulator has translation MLNVTLKQLRALVAVSRNGSISKAAASLHLSQPALTMQLRQLESAIDAQLFDRTTRRLEPTQAGKILLPVATRVLSEIAEGLEQVDLVVRHRAGSVGIVAGASVIQLAIVPAIAKIATVYPDISVRVTESVGEEIGKLITMDQADFGIGNFLVDSETAESHFLLKDEVGVLCSRHHELARKKHLFWRDVCKHPYAVSRGQGSAIRTLAARNAAWPIPVRPQFVTSNMTSMFSLVEQCSCIALLPTIAALRAPRRSMVFRTIKEPALYRELYLVMPRHRRLSPTSKQVALAVLSQLQSVISRPSVKSAIVESGIDRMRHILEMGGESFRAPD, from the coding sequence ATGCTCAACGTCACGCTCAAACAACTCCGCGCGCTTGTTGCAGTCTCGCGGAATGGGAGCATTTCAAAAGCCGCGGCTTCGCTTCATTTGTCTCAACCGGCTCTGACCATGCAACTGCGACAATTGGAGTCGGCAATCGATGCTCAACTTTTCGATCGCACGACACGCCGCCTGGAGCCGACGCAGGCCGGGAAAATTCTGCTTCCTGTCGCCACCAGAGTCCTCAGCGAGATCGCCGAAGGGCTGGAGCAAGTCGACCTCGTCGTGCGGCATCGCGCCGGTTCGGTCGGAATCGTTGCGGGGGCATCCGTCATCCAACTCGCGATCGTGCCCGCAATCGCGAAGATTGCGACCGTTTACCCGGACATCTCAGTCCGAGTGACAGAAAGCGTCGGCGAAGAAATCGGCAAGTTGATCACCATGGACCAAGCTGATTTCGGCATAGGCAATTTCCTGGTCGATAGCGAAACCGCGGAATCGCATTTTCTGCTTAAAGACGAGGTGGGGGTCCTTTGCAGCCGTCACCACGAGCTTGCAAGAAAGAAACATCTTTTCTGGCGCGATGTCTGCAAACACCCCTATGCTGTGAGCCGAGGGCAAGGCTCTGCAATACGCACCCTCGCTGCCAGAAATGCCGCGTGGCCAATCCCGGTCCGCCCGCAGTTCGTGACATCCAACATGACTTCGATGTTTTCCTTGGTCGAACAATGCTCCTGCATCGCATTGCTGCCGACGATCGCAGCACTGCGTGCGCCGCGCAGGAGCATGGTGTTCCGAACCATCAAGGAGCCTGCGCTCTACAGAGAATTGTACCTGGTGATGCCACGGCACCGGCGGCTGAGCCCGACCTCCAAGCAAGTCGCTCTTGCGGTGCTCTCTCAATTGCAGAGCGTGATCAGCCGACCGAGCGTCAAATCAGCGATCGTCGAAAGTGGGATCGACAGGATGCGTCACATTCTGGAGATGGGCGGTGAGTCTTTTCGAGCGCCAGATTGA
- a CDS encoding LysR family transcriptional regulator, whose translation MDLLALADFNLVARHGGFGRAARESGRPKATLSRRVAELEKSLDLRLFERGGRTLKLTQEGRALYERTAALLTELDETTSAIASGGDRPRGRLRISAPLLFSQTAMGKVAAGFALKCPEVRLEVTTEDRAVDMIEEGYDLVIRVNPDPDERLVGRIFLRDRLVVVAPPGLRRATRGQAVPVVIRVPSDRMAAWDVKTKTGKPRIAVDPVLCLSSLVMVRDAVRAGVGAARLPLSLVSHDLAAGTLVHWGDVDGPDITLWTLYPSRRLLSARVSAFLEYLKEAFPMGTSHELAAFIDG comes from the coding sequence ATGGATTTGCTGGCTCTTGCTGATTTCAATCTCGTCGCCCGGCACGGAGGGTTCGGACGCGCGGCCCGCGAGAGCGGCCGTCCGAAAGCAACCCTCTCCCGCAGGGTTGCGGAACTGGAGAAAAGCCTCGACTTGCGGCTGTTCGAACGCGGCGGACGCACGCTCAAGCTCACCCAGGAAGGACGAGCGCTTTATGAGCGGACCGCGGCGTTGCTGACCGAGCTCGACGAGACCACGAGCGCGATCGCTTCGGGTGGCGACAGGCCGCGAGGCAGGCTGCGCATCAGCGCACCTCTGCTCTTCTCGCAGACCGCAATGGGTAAGGTCGCCGCCGGGTTCGCGCTGAAATGTCCGGAGGTTCGCCTTGAGGTGACGACGGAAGACCGGGCCGTCGACATGATCGAGGAAGGTTATGACCTCGTGATCCGGGTCAATCCGGATCCGGACGAAAGGCTTGTCGGACGCATCTTCCTGCGCGATCGGCTGGTTGTCGTTGCGCCCCCGGGGCTCCGTCGGGCCACGCGCGGCCAGGCTGTCCCGGTTGTCATTCGAGTGCCAAGTGACCGGATGGCCGCCTGGGATGTGAAGACGAAGACTGGAAAGCCGCGCATCGCGGTTGATCCGGTCCTTTGCCTGTCATCGCTGGTCATGGTCCGCGATGCAGTCCGCGCGGGCGTCGGCGCCGCGCGTCTTCCCCTGTCACTCGTGAGCCACGATCTGGCTGCCGGGACGCTGGTCCATTGGGGTGATGTCGATGGCCCGGACATCACCCTGTGGACGCTGTATCCGTCGCGCCGGCTGTTGAGCGCGCGCGTCTCCGCGTTCCTGGAATATCTGAAGGAAGCCTTTCCAATGGGAACCTCGCACGAATTGGCGGCCTTCATCGACGGATGA
- a CDS encoding RidA family protein: MPRELILPKNPNLNAPRNFNRPHAVGVKADGLIFLSGMTSIDPATGERRQGTMALETTTVLENMAAMLADAGSSLANVVKVHVFLHSMLEMEAFNAVYAKFFPDAPPARNVSGVVLNAGMKVEIDCVAVSDGPATPARARSTIEPKNPMLNNSRRGNRPHSPGVRAGNLIFVSGMVPIDPATGEGNPGPISEQIHTVLSNMRHLLESNGSGLDRVLKLNVSMANMLESEAFYRIMPKYFPENPPACTMVGMQLSFGNGVEIECVAQA, translated from the coding sequence ATGCCGCGCGAACTGATCCTGCCGAAGAATCCGAATCTGAACGCTCCGCGGAACTTCAACCGGCCGCATGCGGTCGGAGTGAAGGCCGACGGGCTGATTTTCCTGTCAGGCATGACGTCGATCGATCCCGCGACCGGCGAACGCCGCCAGGGGACCATGGCGCTCGAAACCACGACCGTTCTCGAAAACATGGCCGCGATGCTGGCGGACGCGGGCTCCTCACTGGCGAATGTGGTGAAGGTTCACGTGTTCCTGCACAGCATGCTGGAAATGGAAGCCTTCAATGCGGTGTATGCCAAGTTCTTCCCGGATGCGCCGCCCGCCCGCAACGTCAGCGGGGTGGTGTTGAATGCCGGCATGAAGGTCGAGATCGACTGCGTGGCCGTGAGCGATGGTCCGGCAACGCCGGCCCGCGCGCGCTCGACGATCGAGCCGAAGAATCCGATGCTGAACAACTCGCGGCGCGGCAACCGGCCGCATTCACCCGGCGTGCGCGCCGGCAATCTCATCTTCGTGTCCGGAATGGTGCCGATCGATCCGGCGACGGGCGAGGGCAATCCGGGCCCGATCTCCGAGCAGATTCACACCGTGCTGTCCAACATGAGGCATCTTCTGGAGTCGAACGGCAGCGGGCTCGATCGCGTCCTCAAGCTCAACGTCAGCATGGCGAACATGCTCGAGAGCGAGGCGTTCTACCGGATCATGCCCAAGTATTTTCCGGAAAATCCGCCGGCCTGCACCATGGTCGGCATGCAGCTCAGCTTCGGCAACGGCGTCGAGATCGAATGCGTCGCGCAAGCCTGA
- a CDS encoding RidA family protein, producing the protein MAIRDVVEAPAPGLDLRRHYGLHQSPAIRARGLIFCSGMVAVHPETGEREHGTVPSETRRIFGNLDLLLRAAGSSLERLVQVHAMIYDRIEYDVLNRTYREFVPSGPPARTVWSCKIESGFKVQLDVVAME; encoded by the coding sequence ATGGCCATCCGTGATGTTGTTGAAGCCCCCGCGCCGGGACTCGATCTGCGCCGTCACTACGGTCTGCACCAGTCGCCTGCGATCCGCGCGCGGGGATTGATCTTTTGTTCCGGCATGGTGGCGGTTCACCCCGAAACCGGCGAGCGCGAGCACGGCACCGTGCCCAGCGAGACGCGCCGCATCTTCGGCAATCTCGATCTTCTGCTTCGCGCGGCGGGCTCTTCGCTCGAACGTCTGGTTCAGGTCCACGCCATGATCTACGACCGCATCGAATATGACGTGCTCAATCGCACGTATCGTGAGTTCGTGCCGAGCGGGCCGCCGGCCCGGACGGTCTGGAGCTGCAAGATCGAATCCGGCTTCAAGGTCCAACTCGACGTCGTTGCGATGGAGTGA
- a CDS encoding Bug family tripartite tricarboxylate transporter substrate binding protein — MSRLNRRGLLASAAMGLAATISGQAAAQSSSYPERPIRLIVPFAPGGVDDVIARLWGEQMASVLGTVVVENRAGASGMIGASEVARAAPDGYTLLAGNTSTLILNPLTAANPSYDAAKDFAPVTILAESPLSIAVHPSVPATNINELVAYIKANRGKVSYGSPGTGSITQLAGELFKQVVNAPDVTHIPYKGGGPAMADLMSGHIPLLLVAITSNVLSLHRAGKIRIVTVFRTKPLAVLPDVDPAATYDPQLVAAIFTGVFAPAATPDPVIQRLARAVTALGERKSFIDQLLAAGFDPVLNSPDEAQRFVSDQRGRISPLLKSLGFNVP; from the coding sequence GTGAGCAGATTGAACCGGCGGGGGCTGCTGGCGAGCGCAGCGATGGGATTGGCTGCAACCATCTCCGGGCAAGCCGCCGCGCAGAGCAGCTCTTATCCCGAACGACCGATCAGGCTGATCGTGCCGTTCGCTCCAGGCGGCGTCGACGATGTCATCGCACGCCTGTGGGGCGAACAAATGGCATCGGTGCTCGGCACCGTGGTGGTCGAAAATCGTGCTGGTGCAAGCGGAATGATCGGGGCCAGTGAAGTCGCCCGCGCCGCTCCCGACGGCTACACGCTGCTGGCCGGCAACACCAGCACTCTGATTCTCAATCCGCTCACCGCAGCCAATCCTTCCTACGATGCGGCAAAGGATTTTGCTCCGGTGACCATTCTTGCCGAATCCCCGCTCAGCATCGCGGTGCATCCTTCGGTGCCGGCCACCAACATCAACGAGCTGGTGGCCTACATCAAAGCCAATCGCGGCAAGGTTTCCTACGGCTCGCCCGGCACCGGCAGCATCACGCAGCTGGCGGGCGAACTGTTCAAGCAGGTGGTGAACGCACCCGATGTGACGCACATTCCCTACAAGGGCGGGGGCCCGGCGATGGCCGACCTGATGAGCGGCCATATCCCCCTGCTGCTGGTGGCGATCACAAGCAACGTGCTGTCACTGCACCGGGCCGGCAAGATCAGGATCGTTACGGTTTTTAGAACGAAGCCGCTTGCGGTGCTGCCGGATGTGGATCCCGCGGCGACTTACGACCCGCAGCTCGTCGCCGCCATCTTCACGGGCGTGTTCGCACCGGCGGCGACGCCTGATCCGGTGATCCAGCGGCTGGCCCGTGCCGTCACTGCGCTGGGCGAAAGAAAATCCTTCATCGACCAGCTGCTCGCGGCCGGCTTCGATCCGGTGCTCAACAGTCCGGACGAAGCGCAGCGTTTCGTGTCCGATCAACGTGGCCGCATCTCGCCGCTGTTGAAGTCGCTCGGCTTCAATGTTCCATGA
- a CDS encoding disulfide bond formation protein B produces the protein MVASTLSFARREPPAAAAIAIAVIAIATILGAYYFQYVLGYPPCPLCLEQRVAYYVAIPLAAMILLGRSVNSSRKVIALALFAIACAMLWNTALATYHSGVEWGWWPGPTDCSGPIPSYSGGGSLLDKINSTRVVRCDEAAWRFLGLSLAGYNVLISLALAVIGLIGSVAAWKSRNEASEA, from the coding sequence ATGGTTGCCAGCACGTTGAGTTTCGCCCGCAGGGAGCCGCCGGCCGCGGCCGCCATTGCGATCGCGGTGATCGCCATCGCCACCATCCTCGGCGCCTACTACTTCCAATACGTGCTGGGCTATCCGCCCTGTCCGCTCTGCCTCGAGCAGCGCGTCGCCTATTACGTCGCGATCCCGCTCGCGGCGATGATCCTGCTCGGCCGCTCGGTCAATTCGTCCCGCAAGGTCATTGCGCTCGCGCTGTTCGCCATTGCCTGCGCCATGCTCTGGAATACGGCGCTGGCCACCTATCATTCCGGCGTCGAATGGGGCTGGTGGCCGGGCCCGACGGATTGCTCCGGCCCGATCCCGAGCTACAGCGGCGGCGGCAGCCTGCTCGACAAGATCAACTCGACCCGCGTGGTTCGCTGCGACGAGGCAGCCTGGCGTTTTCTCGGCCTGTCGCTGGCCGGCTATAATGTGCTGATTTCGCTCGCGCTCGCCGTGATCGGTTTGATTGGCTCGGTCGCGGCTTGGAAATCCCGGAACGAAGCTTCGGAGGCTTGA
- a CDS encoding Bug family tripartite tricarboxylate transporter substrate binding protein, translating into MRACFRSALMALLALCAAAGAAVPARAQTEAYPNRLVRIVVPLAAGSVTDVLARLVADKLGEVWKQTIIVENRPGVPGITSVAKSAPDGYTLLVNSNGHTIAGAVNKDLPFDPAKDFVGVTQLVSAPQTLIVPADLPAKTVAEFIALARQKPGQMNFGSLGVASAAFLGAQIFRHEAKIDIVHVPYKGSPEAITSVIRGDTQLYYLSVNLAVELHKAGKVRVMAVSTPQRSAALPDVPTVAESGLPNYSFDSWFGMMAPAGTPPAVVAKIQSDIAAVLHAPETAARLTTLGLVIVGSKPDVFDALIKSDTVHNTEILRQAGVTPN; encoded by the coding sequence ATGCGTGCGTGTTTTCGTTCGGCATTGATGGCGTTGCTGGCGCTGTGCGCAGCGGCTGGCGCAGCAGTCCCGGCGCGCGCGCAAACCGAAGCTTATCCGAACCGCCTGGTGCGCATCGTCGTCCCGCTTGCGGCGGGCAGCGTGACCGACGTGCTGGCGCGGCTGGTGGCCGACAAGCTCGGCGAGGTCTGGAAGCAGACCATCATCGTCGAGAACCGGCCGGGCGTTCCGGGCATCACCAGCGTCGCCAAGAGCGCGCCGGACGGCTACACGCTGCTGGTGAACTCCAACGGCCACACGATCGCGGGCGCGGTCAACAAGGATCTGCCGTTCGATCCGGCCAAGGATTTTGTCGGCGTGACGCAACTCGTGTCGGCGCCGCAAACCTTGATCGTGCCGGCAGACCTTCCGGCGAAGACGGTCGCGGAGTTCATCGCGCTGGCCAGGCAAAAGCCCGGTCAGATGAATTTCGGCTCGTTGGGGGTGGCCAGCGCGGCGTTTCTGGGCGCGCAGATCTTCAGGCACGAGGCCAAGATCGACATCGTCCACGTGCCATATAAGGGCTCGCCCGAGGCGATCACCAGCGTGATCCGCGGCGACACCCAGCTCTACTATCTGTCGGTCAACCTCGCTGTCGAGCTGCACAAGGCCGGCAAGGTGCGCGTCATGGCGGTCTCCACGCCGCAACGAAGCGCCGCGTTGCCGGACGTGCCGACTGTCGCCGAGTCCGGTCTGCCGAACTATTCGTTCGATTCCTGGTTTGGCATGATGGCGCCGGCCGGCACGCCGCCCGCGGTCGTCGCCAAAATCCAGAGCGATATTGCAGCGGTGCTGCATGCTCCGGAAACGGCCGCGCGGCTGACCACGCTTGGGCTCGTGATCGTCGGCAGCAAGCCCGATGTGTTCGACGCGCTGATCAAGTCGGACACCGTGCACAACACCGAAATCCTGCGCCAAGCCGGCGTCACGCCCAATTGA